In a single window of the Nicotiana tomentosiformis chromosome 8, ASM39032v3, whole genome shotgun sequence genome:
- the LOC138898205 gene encoding uncharacterized protein gives MAVSLRNGRDLDLEQEMARKSRPTETLVPVPIDIDDLTGLTEVTVQHAPAKTSKEKEVAKETELEQEKAVETVPEQVNIPLIDALREMPGYAKMMKDLMSRKFDFQDLATVTLTQTCSVVVIRHIAEKLSDLGSFTILCTIGNYSFAKALCDLGASINLMPLGIYKRLGIGRARLTSMLLQLADRTVKRPSGILDDVLVYVRKFVFLANFVILDCRVDEEIPIILGSPFLATGRALIDCVTGELKIRLNDEEITFNVQKSMW, from the exons atggcagtgagtctacgaaatggtagagacctagatctggaGCAAGAGATGGCTCGTAAAAGTCGGCCTactgaaacacttgtgccagTACCCATCGATATAGATGACTTAACAGGGTTAACAGAGGTGACGGTACAACATGCGCCAGCTAAAACAAGCAAGGAAAAAGAAGTCGCGAAGGAAACTGAGTTAGAGCAAGAGAAGGCAGTAGAAACAGTACCAGAGCAG GTGAACATTCCATTGATTGACGCCTTAAGGgaaatgcctggttatgcaaaaatgatgaaggacttgatgtctcgtaagtttgactttcaagacttggccacGGTTACACTGACTCAGACATGTAGTGTTGTTGTGATAAGACATATAGCTGAGAAGTTATCTGATCTAGGGAGTTTCACAATCCTATGCACAATAGGCAACTATTCATTTGCTAAggcactttgtgatttgggggcaagcataaacttaATGCCCTTGGgtatctacaaaaggttaggcattggaagagctagaCTCACGTCTATGTTATTACAGCTGGCCGATCGGACAGTGAAAAGGCCATctggtatccttgatgatgtattagtaTACGTGAGGAAGTTTGTTTTCCTAGcaaattttgtcattctagactgccgagttgacgaggagattcccataattttgggaagcccattcttggccactgggagagcCCTAATTGATTGTGTAACTGGGGAGCTAAAGATAAGACTGAACGATGAAGAGATAACGTTTAATGTGCAGAAATCTATGTGGTGA